A window of the Coprobacter fastidiosus genome harbors these coding sequences:
- the mazG gene encoding nucleoside triphosphate pyrophosphohydrolase: MTKHSKEEKMEAFGRFLDILDELREKCPWDKKQTNESLRTNTIEETYELCDAIIKNDIDGIRKELGDVLLHIAFYAKIAEEKDQFDIADVCHSLCDKLIYRHPHVFGDTDAATSNQVEQNWEQLKLKEKGGNKTVLEGVPSALPAMVKAHRIQDKARNVGFDWEERSQVWEKVKEEFQELQTEIENMETDKMEAEFGDLLFSIINAGRLYKINPENALERTNQKFIRRFNYLEQHTIQQGRNLKDMTLSEMDAIWDEAKKKGL, from the coding sequence ATGACGAAACATAGTAAAGAGGAAAAGATGGAGGCATTCGGCCGCTTTCTGGACATTCTGGATGAATTAAGAGAAAAATGTCCGTGGGACAAGAAGCAGACTAATGAAAGCTTACGAACAAATACAATAGAAGAAACTTATGAATTATGCGATGCAATCATAAAAAACGATATCGACGGCATTCGTAAAGAATTGGGAGATGTTTTATTACATATTGCATTTTATGCGAAAATAGCTGAAGAAAAAGATCAATTCGATATAGCTGACGTATGTCATTCATTATGTGATAAACTGATTTACAGACACCCTCATGTATTCGGAGACACCGATGCTGCAACCTCTAATCAAGTAGAACAAAACTGGGAACAGTTAAAGCTAAAAGAGAAAGGCGGAAATAAGACTGTTCTTGAAGGAGTACCTTCGGCTCTTCCGGCAATGGTCAAGGCTCACCGCATTCAAGACAAAGCAAGAAATGTCGGGTTCGACTGGGAAGAACGCAGTCAAGTGTGGGAAAAAGTAAAAGAAGAATTTCAAGAGTTACAGACCGAAATCGAAAATATGGAAACAGACAAGATGGAGGCTGAATTCGGAGATCTATTATTCAGCATCATCAACGCCGGACGTCTATATAAAATCAATCCGGAAAATGCGTTGGAACGTACGAATCAAAAATTCATACGTCGTTTTAACTATCTCGAACAGCACACAATTCAACAAGGACGCAACTTAAAAGACATGACTTTGTCCGAAATGGATGCGATTTGGGATGAAGCGAAGAAAAAAGGCTTATAA
- a CDS encoding RNA methyltransferase, with product MLSKNKIKFVHSLEQKKARRETACFVAEGNKLVNDTIRSFDCRLLVATASWLEEHPGLRAEEIIEVSSEEIKKVSLQKTPQDVIAVYRIPDYSINFESLDGCLSIALDTVQDPGNMGTIIRLADWYGIENIFCSLGCADIYNPKTVQATMGDLARVKVCYVDLRDLFETVKIPVYGTFLNGEDIYKSELTSHGIIVMGNEGKGISENLERCISKRLFIPNYPQGRETTESLNVAIATAIVCAEFRRRMR from the coding sequence ATGTTGAGTAAAAATAAAATAAAATTTGTCCATTCTCTTGAGCAGAAAAAAGCTCGACGGGAAACAGCATGTTTCGTTGCCGAAGGAAATAAATTGGTAAATGATACGATAAGAAGTTTTGATTGCAGATTATTGGTTGCAACGGCTTCTTGGCTTGAGGAGCATCCGGGATTAAGGGCTGAAGAAATTATAGAAGTGTCTTCGGAAGAGATCAAAAAAGTGTCATTGCAGAAGACGCCGCAAGACGTAATTGCCGTTTATCGTATTCCTGATTATTCTATAAATTTCGAGAGTTTGGACGGATGTCTCTCTATTGCTTTAGATACGGTACAAGATCCGGGAAATATGGGGACAATTATCCGTTTGGCAGATTGGTATGGTATTGAGAATATTTTTTGTTCTTTGGGTTGTGCAGATATATATAATCCTAAGACCGTACAGGCGACAATGGGGGACTTGGCGAGAGTGAAGGTTTGTTACGTAGATTTAAGGGATCTTTTTGAAACGGTAAAGATTCCGGTTTATGGAACGTTCTTGAATGGTGAAGATATATATAAGTCTGAGTTGACTTCACATGGAATTATTGTGATGGGAAATGAAGGGAAAGGCATATCTGAAAATTTAGAACGTTGTATTTCAAAACGTCTTTTTATTCCTAATTATCCGCAGGGAAGGGAAACGACGGAATCCCTTAATGTCGCGATTGCAACTGCCATTGTTTGTGCAGAATTCCGTCGTCGTATGCGATAA
- the nfo gene encoding deoxyribonuclease IV, translating to MKYIGAHVSASGGVENAPENAFKIGATAFALFTKNQRQWKSSPLSRESIDLFHERCEKYNYTAAQILPHDSYLINLGHPTNEGIEKSREAFLDEMQRCEQLGLRLLNFHPGSHLKEISLETCLDRIADSINMTLDATHDVTAVIENTAGQGSNVGYAFEHLAYIIDKVEDKSRVGVCIDTCHTIAGGYDLTTEESYEATFRKFDEIIGFKYLRGMHLNDSKKGLGSHVDRHDSLGKGILGKELFRRIMQDPRMDNIPLILETPDESIWAEEIQWLKEQI from the coding sequence ATGAAATATATAGGAGCACACGTAAGCGCTTCGGGAGGTGTAGAAAATGCACCGGAAAACGCATTTAAGATAGGAGCTACGGCATTTGCCTTATTTACAAAAAATCAAAGGCAATGGAAATCTTCACCGCTTTCCAGAGAAAGCATCGATTTATTTCATGAACGATGCGAAAAATATAATTATACAGCAGCACAAATATTACCGCATGACAGTTATTTGATTAATCTCGGACACCCTACGAACGAAGGAATCGAAAAATCAAGAGAAGCTTTCCTTGACGAAATGCAACGTTGCGAACAGTTAGGCCTGCGACTATTGAACTTCCATCCGGGAAGCCATTTGAAAGAAATATCGCTCGAAACATGTCTCGACCGCATTGCTGACTCTATCAATATGACATTGGATGCGACACACGATGTAACGGCCGTAATAGAAAATACAGCAGGACAAGGATCTAATGTCGGTTATGCATTCGAGCATCTCGCCTATATTATAGATAAAGTAGAAGACAAAAGCCGTGTCGGCGTATGCATAGATACGTGCCATACCATAGCCGGAGGATATGACCTCACGACCGAAGAAAGTTATGAAGCGACTTTCCGAAAATTTGATGAAATCATCGGATTCAAATATTTACGAGGAATGCATCTTAACGATTCTAAAAAAGGTTTAGGATCTCATGTAGACAGACATGACAGTTTAGGGAAAGGCATTCTCGGAAAAGAATTGTTCCGCCGCATCATGCAAGACCCTCGAATGGATAATATTCCGCTGATTCTTGAAACTCCTGATGAATCGATCTGGGCAGAAGAAATTCAATGGCTAAAAGAACAGATATAA
- a CDS encoding deoxycytidylate deaminase, translating into MNSEDKQLTLDKRYIRMALIWAENSYCKRRKVGALIVKEKMIISDGYNGTPAGFENVCEDENDRTYPYVLHAEANAITKVARSNNSSDGATLYVTSSPCIECAKLIIQSGIRRVVFSEYYRLNDGIDLLKKAGIEVDFVEVK; encoded by the coding sequence ATGAACTCGGAAGATAAACAATTAACATTGGACAAACGTTATATACGTATGGCTCTTATTTGGGCGGAAAATTCATATTGTAAACGCAGAAAAGTCGGAGCGCTTATCGTTAAAGAAAAAATGATAATATCGGACGGATATAACGGAACTCCTGCAGGATTTGAAAATGTTTGCGAAGACGAAAACGACCGTACATACCCATACGTTTTACATGCCGAAGCAAACGCAATCACGAAAGTCGCACGATCGAATAATAGCAGTGATGGAGCAACCCTATATGTCACATCTTCACCATGCATAGAATGTGCCAAACTGATCATTCAATCCGGAATACGCCGAGTCGTTTTTTCAGAATATTATAGACTGAATGATGGAATAGACCTCTTAAAAAAAGCCGGAATAGAAGTTGATTTTGTTGAGGTCAAATAG